One window of Quercus robur chromosome 5, dhQueRobu3.1, whole genome shotgun sequence genomic DNA carries:
- the LOC126729007 gene encoding receptor-like protein 13, which yields MLKKLEELDLSDNLFEWILPPCLSHLTSLRLLDLSKNQFSGNLSSSVIANLTSLEYIDLSYNRFGGLFSFSSFASHSKLKVIRFKGENYRIGDGNKIVSESNTFEIETENPSWEPSFQLKVLVLPNCDLNKLPSNIPKFLFYQRELELVDISHNRLKGSFPVWLIKNNTRLQLLNLRDNYFGGQFHLPIDHCSNLSWLDFSYNNFNGQLQENIGKMIPNLQYLNISQNHFEGFLPSSIGDMSNLEKLDLSNNNFSGEVPMKLVANCTSLVVLKLSYNKFHGEIFSEGFRFFNSSLRILELKNNQLTGTLPTMVPTTGSQLGLLDISNNGFSGLIPRWLVGNLRYLWSLDMSNNSFEGPIPCEMHAYILIDLSHNLLTEWSPSCVDLYTIQHLFLQGNKLTGSLPKLSFNFSFHLVTLDIRDNKFSGRIPNEVGVLSNLRILLLSGNNFSGMISDKLCWLKNIAIMDLSRNNFSGTIPHCFHDLKFEKIDAFDALPEPNSTFLEFRDIIVPYRSILKRNFENFEVEREVAAQIGIEFVMKYRSYFYKGGILDLMSGLDLSVNKLTGGIPPELGQLSPILALNLSYNQLTGSIPNTFSKLTQLESLDLSHNNLSGEIPSTLIDLHFLAVFNVAYNNLSSKVPDMKGQFGTFENSSYEGNPFLCGPPLEKSCTKVDKSPPSPIKSSNASHGKWYDVDPLVFSTTFIVSYIIFFIGVACFLYINPYWQQRCFNLIENRMYWCYNFAFYKLERLSNCICH from the coding sequence ATGCTGAAGAAACTTGAAGAGTTAGATCTTTCTGACAATCTCTTTGAATGGATCCTCCCTCCATGCCTAAGTCATTTGACATCTCTTAGGTTATTAGACCTATCTAAGAACCAATTCAGTGGAAATTTGTCTTCATCTGTGATAGCCAACTTGACATCCCTCGAGTACATTGATCTTAGTTATAATCGCTTTGGGGGTTTATTCTCATTCAGCTCATTTGCTAGTCACTCCAAGCTCAAAGTGATTCGATTTAAAGGTGAAAACTACCGGATTGGAGACGGTAACAAAATTGTGAGTGAAAGCAACACATTTGAGATCGAAACTGAAAATCCCAGTTGGGAACCTTCGTTTCAGTTAAAGGTGCTAGTGTTGCCTAACTGTGATCTGAATAAGTTACCCTCCAACATTCCAAAGTTTCTCTTTTACCAGCGAGAATTGGAATTGGTTGATATCTCTCACAATAGGTTGAAGGGAAGCTTCCCCGTTTGGTTGATTAAAAATAATACAAGATTGCAATTGCTAAATCTTCGGGATAATTATTTTGGGGGTCAATTTCATTTGCCAATAGATCACTGCAGTAATCTCTCTTGGTTGGATTTCTCTTACAATAACTTTAATGGGCAGCTGCAAGAAAATATTGGAAAGATGATTCCAAACTTACAATATCTAAATAtatctcaaaatcattttgaaGGTTTTCTCCCCTCCTCAATTGGTGACATGAGTAATTTGGAGAAATTGGACTTgtccaataataatttttcaggaGAGGTGCCAATGAAATTGGTTGCCAATTGCACCTCCTTGGTAGTTTTGAAGTTAtcttataataaatttcatgGAGAAATTTTCTCAGAGGGATTCCGATTTTTTAACAGTAGCTTACgtattttggaattaaaaaacaatCAGTTAACAGGTACTTTGCCAACTATGGTACCAACAACTGGTAGTCAGCTGGGGCTCCTAGATATTAGCAACAACGGCTTTTCAGGTTTAATTCCCAGATGGCTAGTAGGAAATCTGCGGTACTTATGGTCTCTAGACATGAGTAATAATTCTTTCGAAGGTCCAATTCCATGTGAAATGCATGCATATATTTTAATAGACCTTTCTCATAACTTGCTTACTGAATGGTCACCTTCTTGCGTTGATTTATATACTATCCAACATCTATTTTTACAAGGCAACAAACTCACTGGATCATTACCGAaactttctttcaatttttcatttcatcTGGTGACATTGGACATTAGAGATAATAAATTTTCTGGTAGAATCCCTAATGAAGTGGGCGTGCTTTCAAATTTAAGAATATTGTTGTTGAGTGGCAACAATTTTAGTGGTATGATTTCGGACAAGCTGTGTTGGTTAAAGAATATTGCCATAATGGATCTTTCTAGGAACAATTTTTCTGGAACAATACCGCATTGCTTTCACGACCTaaaatttgagaagatagatGCTTTTGATGCCCTTCCTGAACCAAATTCCACATTTTTGGAGTTCAGAGATATAATTGTCCCATATCGAAGTATCCTCAAaaggaattttgaaaattttgaggtaGAACGAGAAGTTGCTGCACAAATTGGGATTGAGTTTGTAATGAAATATAGATCTTACTTCTACAAGGGTGGCATTCTTGATCTCATGTCTGGATTGGATTTGTCAGTCAACAAACTAACAGGTGGCATCCCTCCAGAGTTAGGACAACTATCTCCAATTCTTGCACTAAACTTGTCTTACAATCAATTGACAGGTTCCATTCCAAATACATTCTCAAAATTGACTCAGTTGGAGAGTTTGGACCTTTCTCACAACAATTTGAGTGGAGAAATTCCTTCAACATTGATTGATCTGCACTTTCTAGCAGTTTTTAATGTGGCTTACAACAACTTATCAAGTAAAGTTCCAGACATGAAAGGACAATTTGGAACATTTGAAAATAGCAGTTATGAAGGAAATCCATTTCTTTGTGGACCACCACTAGAGAAAAGTTGCACCAAGGTTGATAAATCACCTCCATCACCAATAAAATCTTCAAATGCAAGTCACGGAAAATGGTATGATGTGGATCCTTTAGTCTTCTCCACAACTTTTATCGTATCAtacattattttctttattggtgtagcttgttttctttatattaaTCCTTATTGGCAACAACGATGCTTCAATTTGATTGAGAATCGAATGTACTGGTGctataattttgcattttataaGCTAGAAAGGTTGTCAAACTGTATTTGTCATTAG